In a single window of the Vicinamibacterales bacterium genome:
- the nosD gene encoding nitrous oxide reductase family maturation protein NosD gives MSRFGRELRENWTIWLVMAFGLLGQHQPLEAQISFGQQRYEYELSNVLPGASVFERVDHHWKGYASESRSQLLGYVFLTDDLVDIPGYSGETINTLVGMDSQGTITGIQIVGHSEPIVLIGVSEASVHEFTAQYPGMQIADRILINNQPKPDYVSIDGISGATVTAVAANLTILEASRLVGRAEGVLSAAAVRKERPSSEFETLSWKQLVSLDAIGALTVGPDEFVDNDRIQSVDVRFAVLDPPTVGQNLLGKRFFELVQQRQEQNGGSAVYIGGVGDLSFKGAGFARGGIFDRFVLEQAGNLFVFRDLDYIAFPVLTALGAPRFREGGIFFTDETFDPTQPFSFRLTVPYRVQDERHYETFVAEHQLPSRFVESNVPFWVTRWQVSWIAVLFTLLMLGFLIFIFAARGRLILHRSILHRSAAILVAVIFGLMLKAQLSTTQILTLVNSVRRFEFPTTTFLSEPLIFMMWIVTVVTLLIWGRGFFCGWVCPYGALLESLRIAWEKVAPNELRMKIDGWRPPEYFSRVKIAIFAIILLVSLVNLPVAEALNEIEPFKTFLLGLTRPWAFVLYFAIITLASVVSYRFFCRFLCPLGGALAITSTRAPLLPLVRYETCTSCQICAKTCEPNAISFETGRINYQECLQCWKCQETGLNENVCPELIKRKIENRPLRLMVASGLLALFVWPTVIHAETRRVSPGTLSEALNSADAGDLLLLESGIHEGPLHITKSITLRGEAGSIIDGLGIGHIVIVDAPGAAIENLTLRNCRVSETVADAGVWVEKTATKARVAGNTITGCRFGVWLHGASQTEVADNRVIGLEKLSQTERGDCIHLWDADGASVTNNELSYCRDGVYMELTSDGDVAGNHITQSRYGVHSMWCDNSRYSGNYTHGNLVGLALMFATRIEAKGNILHNNRAHGLLWVQVTRGSADSNIIIGNTKGMFVYNSLYNTIRGNLVARNNLGSHYWGGSEENVMRDNAFIENEIQVKFVAAKDQVWDSNFWSDYGGWDMDDDGRGEVPYRSNTLVDALLWNYPLSKLLLASPAFQVLAVAEREFPVITVPKVTDLSPQMSPSMTNWKALLDHYPAQPSQYYLEMEKLPHVPGSHH, from the coding sequence ATGAGTCGATTCGGGAGAGAACTACGTGAAAATTGGACGATCTGGCTCGTTATGGCTTTCGGCCTACTGGGCCAGCATCAACCTTTAGAAGCGCAGATTTCTTTCGGTCAGCAGCGGTACGAGTATGAACTCTCGAACGTGCTGCCCGGCGCATCGGTGTTCGAGCGTGTTGACCACCACTGGAAAGGTTACGCATCCGAAAGCCGGAGCCAGCTGCTTGGTTACGTCTTTCTCACCGACGACTTGGTTGACATTCCTGGGTATTCCGGCGAGACGATAAATACCCTCGTCGGAATGGACTCCCAAGGAACGATCACCGGTATCCAGATCGTTGGTCATTCTGAACCGATCGTTCTCATTGGTGTTAGTGAAGCGTCTGTGCACGAATTCACGGCCCAGTATCCAGGGATGCAGATTGCCGATCGCATTCTCATTAATAACCAACCAAAACCTGACTACGTCAGTATTGACGGTATCAGTGGAGCCACAGTAACCGCTGTTGCGGCAAATCTAACTATTCTCGAAGCGAGTCGTCTCGTCGGTCGGGCCGAGGGTGTTCTATCGGCGGCGGCCGTGCGAAAGGAACGACCCTCCTCAGAATTCGAGACGCTCAGCTGGAAGCAGCTCGTCTCTCTGGATGCCATCGGCGCTCTCACGGTAGGGCCTGACGAGTTCGTCGATAACGACCGAATCCAATCTGTGGACGTGAGGTTCGCAGTTCTGGACCCGCCGACCGTCGGCCAGAATCTTTTAGGAAAACGCTTCTTCGAGCTCGTCCAGCAGAGACAGGAACAAAACGGCGGAAGTGCGGTTTACATTGGCGGTGTGGGTGACTTGTCATTCAAAGGGGCTGGTTTCGCACGTGGAGGAATCTTCGATCGTTTCGTACTTGAACAAGCCGGCAATCTTTTCGTTTTTAGAGACCTCGACTATATCGCCTTTCCGGTGCTGACAGCCTTAGGTGCTCCAAGATTTCGCGAAGGCGGCATCTTCTTTACGGACGAAACCTTCGACCCGACTCAACCGTTCTCGTTTCGCCTAACGGTCCCCTATCGCGTGCAAGACGAGAGGCACTACGAAACATTCGTCGCTGAGCACCAGCTTCCCAGTCGATTCGTTGAATCCAATGTTCCATTCTGGGTCACTCGATGGCAAGTCTCTTGGATAGCGGTGCTCTTCACCCTGCTAATGCTTGGATTCTTGATTTTTATTTTCGCGGCACGGGGACGTCTGATTTTGCACCGTAGCATTCTGCATCGATCGGCCGCAATATTGGTCGCCGTTATATTTGGCTTGATGCTCAAAGCCCAACTGAGCACGACTCAAATCCTAACGTTGGTTAACTCGGTTCGGCGATTTGAATTTCCGACCACCACATTTCTCTCTGAGCCGCTCATCTTCATGATGTGGATCGTGACTGTGGTCACGCTCCTGATTTGGGGGCGAGGGTTTTTCTGCGGTTGGGTGTGTCCCTATGGAGCCTTGCTCGAATCGTTGCGAATCGCCTGGGAAAAGGTGGCACCAAACGAACTACGAATGAAAATCGATGGTTGGCGACCACCAGAATATTTTTCCCGTGTAAAAATTGCAATTTTTGCCATCATCTTGCTGGTGTCACTGGTGAATCTCCCAGTCGCGGAGGCACTCAACGAAATCGAACCCTTCAAGACATTCCTTCTTGGACTCACGCGACCCTGGGCGTTCGTTCTATACTTCGCGATTATCACGCTCGCGTCCGTGGTGAGCTATCGTTTTTTCTGCCGATTCCTTTGCCCGTTAGGTGGTGCACTTGCGATTACCTCAACGAGGGCGCCATTATTACCGCTGGTCCGTTACGAAACGTGTACGAGTTGCCAAATTTGCGCGAAAACGTGTGAGCCCAACGCCATTTCCTTCGAGACGGGCCGAATCAATTATCAAGAATGTCTGCAGTGCTGGAAGTGTCAGGAAACCGGCCTCAATGAGAATGTCTGTCCGGAACTCATTAAGAGAAAGATAGAGAATCGGCCGTTGCGTTTAATGGTCGCCAGCGGCCTCTTGGCCCTATTTGTTTGGCCGACTGTCATTCATGCGGAGACGCGACGAGTAAGTCCGGGAACACTCTCTGAAGCGCTGAACTCGGCTGACGCCGGTGACCTTCTCCTTCTGGAATCCGGTATTCATGAAGGGCCGCTCCACATTACTAAATCGATCACACTCCGCGGTGAGGCTGGTTCAATCATCGATGGCCTTGGGATCGGGCACATCGTTATTGTTGACGCACCCGGTGCAGCGATCGAAAACTTGACGTTGCGTAATTGCCGAGTCAGCGAAACGGTTGCCGACGCGGGAGTCTGGGTTGAAAAAACAGCCACCAAGGCGCGTGTCGCCGGCAACACCATTACAGGCTGCCGTTTTGGTGTTTGGCTTCACGGCGCCAGCCAAACCGAAGTCGCAGATAACCGTGTAATCGGACTTGAGAAACTTAGTCAGACTGAGCGCGGCGACTGTATCCATTTATGGGATGCCGACGGTGCAAGCGTGACCAATAATGAGCTTTCATATTGTCGCGATGGTGTCTACATGGAGCTCACGAGTGACGGAGACGTTGCAGGCAATCACATCACCCAGTCGAGATATGGCGTCCATTCGATGTGGTGTGATAACAGTCGATACTCCGGAAACTACACCCACGGCAATCTCGTGGGTCTTGCCCTTATGTTTGCTACACGCATCGAGGCGAAAGGCAACATCCTGCACAACAATCGCGCCCATGGCCTGCTCTGGGTGCAGGTAACACGGGGAAGCGCCGACAGCAACATCATCATCGGAAATACCAAGGGGATGTTCGTTTATAATTCCTTATACAACACCATCCGCGGGAATCTGGTAGCACGCAACAACCTTGGCAGCCATTACTGGGGTGGCTCTGAGGAAAATGTCATGCGAGATAACGCTTTCATCGAGAATGAAATTCAGGTGAAATTCGTCGCCGCTAAGGACCAAGTGTGGGACAGCAATTTCTGGAGCGACTACGGAGGTTGGGATATGGACGATGACGGCCGAGGTGAAGTTCCGTATCGTTCTAACACTTTAGTGGATGCGCTGCTCTGGAACTACCCTCTCTCAAAGCTGTTACTGGCAAGCCCAGCGTTTCAGGTTTTGGCAGTTGCCGAGCGTGAGTTCCCCGTCATCACTGTGCCAAAAGTTACAGATCTGTCACCACAAATGTCTCCGTCGATGACGAATTGGAAAGCTCTACTGGATCACTATCCAGCTCAGCCGTCGCAATACTACTTGGAGATGGAAAAACTTCCCCATGTCCCTGGGAGCCACCACTGA
- a CDS encoding ABC transporter ATP-binding protein, translating to MYCLEGISKRFDEIEALTALDLEINDGEWLGIVGRNGSGKTTLLRMLVGLSWPTTGRVLFNGTEPSAEDWRAIRHSLGFMPERIAFFENLTGDRMLRYFARLKGVAEAEVGPLLERVGLGNAAKRKLGGYSKGMLQRLNFAQALLGNPRLLIVDEPIEGLDVQGVREFFEILKSDQDRTVVISSHRLSLFSRYMDRVCVLSNGSVKAIGTEDDLHKKLQLPVRVVLHPAVASNGEVVKALQALGSASIVSQNGRVIVKVSQQQKVQFLADLASLDAIVQDVRIEEPSLEEVLLETS from the coding sequence ATGTATTGCCTAGAAGGAATTTCAAAGCGATTCGACGAGATTGAAGCTCTCACGGCCCTCGATCTCGAAATCAATGATGGAGAGTGGCTCGGCATCGTTGGGCGAAACGGCTCCGGCAAGACGACTCTGCTACGCATGCTCGTTGGCCTCTCTTGGCCGACCACTGGAAGAGTGCTCTTCAATGGAACAGAGCCGTCTGCTGAAGACTGGCGCGCAATACGCCATTCGCTCGGTTTCATGCCAGAACGCATTGCGTTCTTCGAGAACCTGACAGGAGATCGGATGCTTCGCTATTTCGCTCGCCTCAAGGGTGTAGCCGAAGCCGAAGTTGGCCCCCTGCTGGAACGAGTAGGGCTTGGCAATGCAGCGAAACGAAAGCTTGGCGGTTATTCCAAGGGAATGCTTCAGCGCCTCAATTTTGCTCAAGCGCTTCTAGGGAACCCGCGATTACTTATTGTGGATGAGCCAATTGAAGGTCTGGATGTCCAGGGTGTTCGAGAGTTTTTCGAAATATTGAAGAGCGATCAAGACCGTACCGTTGTCATCTCCTCACATCGCCTGTCATTGTTCTCACGATATATGGACCGCGTCTGTGTTTTAAGTAATGGAAGCGTCAAGGCGATCGGCACCGAAGACGACCTCCACAAGAAACTTCAGCTTCCAGTACGCGTTGTACTCCATCCTGCAGTCGCTTCCAACGGAGAGGTGGTCAAGGCGCTACAAGCACTCGGTTCCGCATCGATCGTCAGTCAGAATGGAAGAGTGATCGTGAAAGTGTCTCAACAGCAAAAAGTCCAGTTTCTCGCCGATTTGGCGAGCCTTGATGCCATAGTCCAAGACGTTCGCATCGAGGAACCTTCACTTGAGGAGGTGCTGCTTGAAACGAGTTGA
- a CDS encoding ABC transporter permease subunit: MKRVDAVWTIAREELAGRVRNRWIWTVSVLVLITSLTVAFLGSVSVGVIGARGSEVVMASLLNLAVYLVPLLALVMGAGVIIDEKQRGILDVFLVCPVSSAEYFLGKFVGYVWALSIALLASFVPTGILLVVTTAINPTEYLLLLLLVLSLGVVFLAISFFISILSRDHARGVGLSILVWVLSVFVYDLALVGGLVLYQGEISPTVFGAILLLNPIDIFRLLALSWVGSAASPLGLGTVAQPFPVEILAGFLVLWGIVPLWLSHRLFQTRLVKDRLL; encoded by the coding sequence TTGAAACGAGTTGACGCTGTTTGGACAATCGCTCGAGAAGAACTCGCAGGTCGTGTCCGCAATCGCTGGATCTGGACGGTGAGTGTCCTCGTGCTGATTACGTCCCTTACTGTTGCTTTTCTGGGTTCGGTATCGGTCGGGGTCATTGGTGCACGCGGGTCAGAAGTCGTCATGGCGAGCCTTCTAAATCTAGCTGTCTACTTGGTCCCACTCCTTGCTCTCGTCATGGGTGCTGGCGTTATCATTGACGAGAAACAGCGCGGGATCTTAGATGTGTTTCTCGTCTGTCCCGTGTCATCAGCCGAGTACTTTCTCGGAAAGTTTGTCGGGTATGTGTGGGCCTTGTCGATTGCCCTCTTGGCAAGTTTCGTGCCCACAGGCATTCTTCTAGTAGTGACGACTGCAATTAATCCCACAGAATATCTGCTGTTGCTCCTACTTGTCCTTTCGTTAGGAGTCGTCTTTCTCGCGATCTCTTTTTTCATCTCGATTCTTTCCCGCGATCACGCTCGAGGTGTCGGCTTGTCCATCCTCGTGTGGGTTCTGTCTGTCTTTGTGTACGACTTGGCACTCGTTGGAGGCCTAGTGCTCTACCAAGGCGAGATCTCCCCTACAGTCTTTGGGGCGATCTTATTGCTGAATCCAATAGACATCTTTCGCTTGCTTGCACTCTCTTGGGTAGGTAGCGCTGCCTCGCCTCTTGGCTTAGGCACGGTGGCGCAGCCTTTTCCAGTTGAGATACTCGCAGGCTTCTTAGTCCTATGGGGCATCGTGCCGCTGTGGCTGAGCCACCGTCTATTTCAGACCCGTCTAGTTAAGGATAGATTGTTATGA